The Acidobacteriota bacterium region CCGTCCTCAGCCGCAGGGAGGACCGCCCCGAGAGCATCAGCTTCTCCTCCGAGACCGCCTGCTCGCACAACAACCTGAAGTTCTTCTCCCTGGCGCAGTCCAAGGCGGGCCGGCACATGGAGCCGTTCCTCATCGACATCGAGTCCGAGTCCGACTGCGGGTACCCCCTGTCCACCCACGAGGGGGAGGAGTTCCTCTACGTCCTGGACGGGGTGATCGAGATCTATTACGGGAAGGAAAAGTACGTCGTGCGCGAAGGGGAGAGCATCTACTACGACTCCATCGTGGAGCACAACGTGCACGCCGCCGGCGGTTCCCGGGCCAGGATCCTGGCCGTCGTCTACACTCCATTCTAGGCAGAAGGACTTATGCAACTCTTCGACCGAACCCTGGGGGAATGGCTGGAGTACTGGGCGGAAACGACTCCCGACCGGGAGTATATCGTCTATTCCGACCGCGACCTGCGCTTCACCTGGCGGCAGTTCAACCGGCGGGTGGACGAGGCCGCCCTCGGCCTGCTCGCCATCGGGGTGCGGAAGGGGGACCACGTCGGCATCTGGGCGCAGAACGTGCCCGAATGGCTGACGTACATGTACGCCTGCGCCAAGCTGGGCGCGGTCTACGTTACGGTCAACACCAACCACAAGCAGCACGAGCTCGAGTACCAGGTGAAACATTCGGACATGCACACCCTTCTCATCACCGAGGGGACCTGGGAGTCGAGCTACGTGGACATGGTCTACGAGATGCTGCCCGAACTGAAGGAATGCATGCGGGGCCGGCTGCGGAGCGAGCGGTTCCCGGTGATGAAAAACGTGGTCTTCATCGGGCAGGAGAAGTACCGCGGGATGTACAACAGCGCCGAGCTGCAGCTGCTCGGGGCCAACATGGACCCGCGGGCGCTCGAGGAGATCAAGCGGACGGTGCGCCCCGACGACGTCATGATGATGCAGTACACCTCCGGCACCACCGGGTTTCCCAAGGGGGTGATGCTGTCGCACTACAACCTGGCCAACAACGGGTACATGACGGGCGAACACATGCAGTTCACGGCCGAGGACAAGCTCTGCGTCTGCGTCCCGCTCTTTCACTGCTTCGGCGTGACCCTGGCCACCACGAACTGCCTGACGCACGGCTGCACCCAGGTGATGGTGGAGCGGTTCGACGCGCTGGTGGTCCTGGCCTCGATCCACAAGGAGCGCTGCACCGCCCTCTACGGCGTCCCCACCATGTTCATCGAGGAGCTCAACCACCCGATGTTCCCGATGTTCGACATGTCCAGCCTCCGGACCGGGATCATGGCCGGGGCCCTCTGCCCGGTGGAACTGATGCGCCGGGTGAGCGACAGGATGTTCATGCGGATCACCAGCGTGTACGGCCTGACCGAGTCGTCGCCGGGGATGACGCAGACCCGCATCGACGACCCCTTCGAATGGCGCTGCCAGACGGTGGGCCGCCCTTACGAGCACACCGAGGTGGCCGTCATCGACCCCAAGACCCGGAAGATCTGCGCGGACGGGGAGCAGGGGGAGATCTGCTGCCGCGGTTACCTGGTCATGAAGGGGTACTACAAGAACCCCGAGGCGACGGCCGAGGCGGTCGACGCCAGCGGCTTCCTCCACTCGGGCGACCTCGGGTACCGGGACGCGGACGGCAACTACCGGATCACCGGGCGGATCAAGGACATGATCATCCGCGGGGGGGAGAACATCTATCCCCGGGAGGTCGAGGAATACCTCTACCACCTGGAGGGGATCAAGGACGTGCAGGTGGTGGGGGTGGCCTCGGAGAAGTACGGCGAGGAGGTCGGCGCCTTCATCATCCTCAAGGAGGGGGCGGAACTGGACGAGGTCGCGGTCCAGGAATTCTGCCGCGGCCGGATCGCCCGCCACAAGATCCCCCGGTACATCTTCTTCGTCGACCGCTTCCCGCTCACGGGCAGCGGCAAGATCCAGAAGTTCAAGCTCCGGGAGCAGAGCCTCGAACTCCTCCGGGAGCGCGGCGTCACCCCGCCCTGAGCCGCGGGATCACTCTTTGTTCATCCAGAACAGGGCGCTCCGGGGCAGGCCGACCATGACTCCGGTCTGGCCGTCCCTCAGGTCGAAGTGCTCGACCATCCGGCGGCCGGCGTGGAATTCGAGAACGAGGTCCGCCCCGTCGGGCTGAAACTGAACGACGGACCTCGGGCCCAGGTCGAGGAGATGGATCCGTCCCGTCAGCACGTGTTCGTCCGGCCTGGGCGGATGCGCGGCATCGCGAAAGGCCACATGTTCCGGGAGGATGCCGACCATGACGCGGGTCCGGGGCGTCGGGTCCTCCTCCCCCGCAGGAAGCGACGCCAAAATTCCGGCGGCCGGGCATTCCACCGTCAGCCAATCCCCCTGCCGCCCCTTCACGACCCCTTCCCAGAGGTTGTTGATCCCCAGGAAGCGCGCGATCGATTCCGTGGCCGGCCGGCGGTACACCGACGCCCTGTCGCCCGTCTGCCGGATGCGTCCGTCCATGAGGATGCTGATCCTGCCGGCCAGGAAATAGGCCTCCATCAGGTTGTGGGTGACGAGCAGGACCGTCAGCCGCTGCCGGCGCTGCAGCTCCCGCAACAGCCGCCAGATCTCCTGCCGGAGCGATTCGTTCAGCGAAGCGAAGGGTTCGTCGAGCAGGACCAGGCGCGGGCGGCTGGCCAGCGCCCGCACCAGCCCGACACGCTGCCTTTCGCCCCCGGAGAGGGTCTGGGGGAGGCGTCCCAGCAGCTCGCCGATGCCCGTGGCCTCGACCAGCATATCGACGAGGGGCTGGTATGAGCCCGGACTGAGGCCGCGCGCGCGGGGGCTGTAACGGATGTTTTCGCGCACGGTCAGGTGGGGGAAGAGCCCGATCGACTGCGGCAGGTAGCCCAGGCCCCGCTCTTCCATCGGCCGGTTCGTGATCTCTTCCCCGTCGAGCCGGATGGATCCCCCCAGCGGCGGCAGGATGCCGAGCAGGGCGTTGAGCAGCGTGGATTTTCCGGAACCGGAGGGGCCGAGCACCGCGTGGCATTCCCCTTGCGCCACCTCCAGGTCGATGCCCCGCAGCCGGAACTCCCCCGCCGCCGCGCTGAGAGCGTTCACCTTAAGCATGCGCCACCTTTCCCAGCAGCCAGCGGGAGAGGGACAGCGCCGCAAGCCCCGTCAGCACCAGCACGAGGATCAGCGCCACCGTTCCCTCGATGTCGGCGCCCGCCAGACGCATGAAAATCGCGATGGGGAGGGTTTCCGTGCGCATTGCCATGGTCCCGGCCACCATGATCGTCGCCCCGAATTCGCCGAGCGCCTTGGCCCACGACAGGATGAAGGCGGCCAGGAGCCCGCGGCGGGCCAGAGGCAGGGTGACGGTGAAAAAGGCGTGGCGCGGCGTCGCGCCAAGGGAGCGGGCGACCGTTTCCAGTTCGACGGGGACCTCGTCGAAGGATGTTTTCAGCAGGCGCACCGCCACCCCGAGGACCGTCACGAACTGCGCCAGGATGATGCCCAGGAAGGTGAAGACGAACCGGACCCCGTAATCCTGGACCCATTCCCCGACCGGGTTGTTGAAGAAGATCAACAGGATCGCGCCCAGCGCCGCGGGAGACACGATGATGGGAAACTCCAGGACGGTGTCGACCAGCTCCCGGAAGCGGAACCGGTAGCGCGACAGTCCGTAGGCCGCCGGCACCGCCAGCAGGATCGCCAGGAGGGCGGCAAGGGAGGCCGCGACGAGGGAGAGGCGGATGGAGAACAGGGTCCGGGCCGAGCCCAGCGTTTCGCGCAGGGTGGAGGGGTCCAGGAACCAGGCGAGGGAGAGGATGAGCCCGCCGTAAAGCCCCAGGACCGCGAGGGCGGCGGCAATGGTGGTGCGGCGAAGATTCATGGGCGGCTTCCCATCGTCCTATTTCCCGACCCACCCGGCGGGCAGGGCATACTCGCCTCCCACCGGCTTTTCGGCGCCCAGCCAGTCCATGGCCTCCCGGGGCGTCGCGAAATATTTGTGGCGGGCGAAAATCCTGCGCCCCTCGGGACCCGCCAGGAAATCGATGAACGCCTGCGCCGCTTTCCTGTCCCGGGTGAACCGGGATACCGCCACCGGGATGTAACCGATCCGGGGCACCTGGGCCGCAGGGATCCGGACCGTCTCGATGCGGGCCGGGTCCCAGTGCTCGAACACGCTCCATCCGATCACGGCGTCCGCCATCTTCAGGGAAATCGCGGTCGCCGTCCGTTCGCACGATTCGGTGTAATTGACGAGATTGCGCCGGAAGGCCGCCTTTTCCGCGGCGCCGAAGGACTTTTCGACGATCTCCACGGCGTAGGTCCCGACGCAGACCGTTTCGGGGTTGGCGATGGCGACGCGCAGGCCGGGCCGGGTCAGGTCCTTCAGGGTGCGGATCCCGTGCGGATTGCCCCTGGGCACGTTGATGGCCGAAACCAGGTAGACGAGGATTCTTTCCGTATCCGCGTAGACGTCCCCGCCGCGCTTGGCTTTTTCCATGTAATCGGACGATCCCGGAAAATAGATGTCCCCCTGGCGGGCCAGCTTCATCTGCGAGAGGACCGACCCGGAACCACCGAACACCAGTTCGATCTTGACGCCGGTTTTTTCCGTGTACAGGCGCGCCGCCTCCTCGGTGGGGGGCTTGGAGGCGGCCCCCGCGTAGACCAGCAGGCTTTCGGCGGCGGTGGCCTCCCCCACGCCGAAGCCCGCCAGGAGCCCGAGAAAAGCAGGAAGGAGTTTTGTCATGACCCGATGCATGATGAATCCTCGAACGCGATAGACGCCCGGCGCGGCTAATGGAGCCAGCGCAGGCTCAGGTGCCAGTTGCGGCCCGGTTCGGGAAAGCCCTCCTGGTAGTGATAATTCCGGTCCAGGAGATTCTTGACCCCTCCCGTGAGGCGCGCGCCCCGCCCGAGCGGGACGATCACCCCCACATCGACGGTGGCGAACCGGGAGGCGGGGACGATGGCCCCGGAATCGTTCGTCGTCACGGTGCCGCTTTCGTAGCGCGCCGCGGCCATCAGGTGAATGTCCCGCGCCAGGCCGTAATCGGCCGTCCCGACGACCTTGTGGCGCGGCGCGCGCACCGGGTGCACCCCCAGCATATTCGAGGGGCCCGAGAGGGTCCAGTTCAAATAGCTGTAGTTCGCGTTGATGGCGAGCCGGGGGACGGGGGCGCTGCGCAGGGTGAATTCCACCCCCTGGTGGGTTTCCGTGCCGACATTGACCGCCTGCTGGCACATCCCGCCCGCCAGGGACGGGCACTGCCCCTCGAACTCTTCCGGAACGAGCGCGTTCTGGATGGCGTCGCCGACGTCGCTTCGGAACAGGTCCGCCTGCAGCATGGTGCCGCGTCCGAGGGCGTGCGCGTACCCCAAATTCCAGTTGCGCGCGTGCTCCGGCTGGAGGGACGGGTTGGGGATCGCCCGGCCGTAGCGGTAGGAGTAGCGGTCCTTGAGGGTCGGGAAGTGGCTCTTGCGCGCAAAGGAGAAAAACAGGGAGCCCGATTCCGACACGGCGTAGGAAAGCGAGGCGAGCGGGTTGAGGCCCCAGGTCCGGGCCAGGCAATCGGAGCCCGGGCAATCGAAAGGGGCGATCGTGTAGACGGTCGCGCGCTCGCTCCCGGAGCCCGTCACCGTCGTCAGCAGGTCCTCGGCGTCCACGGCATCGAGGTAATCGGCGCTGAACCCGACCGTCCCCTTCAGCCGGGAGGAAAGAGTGACGACGTCCTGGACCCCGATCGACATCATCCTGTCGTGCTGCCGTCTCCAGGGCTGGCCGAGGGGCGACTCCCCGGAGTAGGAGATGGAGCTTTCCTCGTGGATGTCGTCCTTCAGAAAAAAGGAAATCCCCAGGGCGTTCCGGGAAAAGCGCCGGGTGGAAAACTCCGCCGAGGTCCCGAGCGAGTGGTCATCCAGGGGCGCGACGCTCGAAAGCCCGGAATAGGTCGCGTCGGTGAAGCCCGTCATGGCGTTGCGGTAACGGTCGTAGAAGACCCGGAGCTTCAGGTCGCCGGTGTTCCCCAGGGTGGTCCGGGAGGTGAAGTAAGCCATCTCCCGCTTCCAGTCGGGCCAGCGCCAGAATTTCGGCTTGTTGTTGCGGGTGTCGGTGCCGGAATAAGGGGGGACCCCGTAGTCCGACTCCTGGCGGACGTAGGAGAGCACGTACTGGTCCCCGTCCCGCGGCGTCCAGCCCAGCCGCCCGTTGAATCGGGTGTCGGCTCGGTCGGAGTTGATCCGTTCGTGGTCCGGCTGCATCGGCGTGGGTTCATACCCGCCCGAGAGCGGGAAGGAGTCCGTCTGGACCCGGTCCACCCCCCCCTGGAGGAAGAAGCGGCGCCAGGCGGTGCCCAGGTGGAGCCACGATTCCAGACGGTCGCCCGAGCCGGTCCCGAGTGCGGCGTCCACGTCCAGCTCCTTTTCCGGCCGGCGCGTCACCAGGTTCACCGAGCCCCCCAACCCGTTCGGCCCCAGCAGGGGGGAGGAGTATCCTTTGGCGACCTCGATGGCGGCGAGGTCGCTCGAGAGAAACCGGCTGACGTCGACGAAGCCGTCGTAGGGGACGTAGAGCGGGATGCCGTCGAGGTAGAGACCCACCTGGCGCGTGTCGAAGCCGCGGATCATGAGGCCCGCGCGGCCGCTCGAGGAGTTGTGGTCCACGCCGATCCCGGGGAGGTGGGGGACCGCCTCGGCGAGATCGACGGCGTACAGGCGCCGGATCTCTTCGTGGTCGAGGGTGGAGACCACGGGGGAGAGGGGCGAAGTCTCCGCCGTGACGCTGATCTCGAGCGTGCCCAGTTCGAAGGGGCGCCCCGGGCTGCGCTCCAGCAGCTTCTGCACGGTCTCGCCGAGCCGGGTGATGACGCTCCTTGTCACCTCGTCGTTCCAGGGCCGCGCCGGGACCTCGGGCGCGGCCACGCCCCCGCCCGGGTAAAGGTCGATCCAGCGCCGGACGGCCGAGACTATCGCCTCGGTCCCGGCCCGCCGCTCTTCGGGGCCGAGCGCTTCGCTCGCGAGGAAAGCCAGGTCGTCGAGCCAGGCGCGCAGCTGTTTCGTCTGCGCTCCCGACGGGGAAGCCCAGAAGAGGGGGGCGAGGAGGAGAAGGAGGGTCAGCGGGCGTCGAAGTGATCGAAGCATAGGCATAGGGCAAAGGCCTCTGTAATGGATCGGGAACGGCGTTCCCGGTTACGGGCGGCACTTATACCATAGCCATGTCGTTTATAAAAAACAAAAAATGCGGCCAGGGTCGTCCCCCTTCCATGTGGCGCGCGGCTGTTTGGAACAGGGGCAATAGCGCAGGTGGCCGTGAAGGGCGGCGGGCCCCGCGCCGGTTACGCCGTAGAAGACCACCCGTTTCCCGCCCCTGCGTCAAATCGGGCCGGAGCGAAGCCGGCCCGTCCCGGGCTAATCCCGTGCCGTTTCGGCCGCGGCCTCGATTTCGGAAAGACGCTTCTCGATGGCGTCGAGTTCCGTCTTGAGCATCTCGGCCTGGTTCCTGAGCGCCTCGGTCTCCGTTCCCGGGTCGGGTGTCCGGTAAGGGGGGTATCCGTATGGGACGGCCCCCCGGCCGAAACGGCTCCATCCCGGCCGCCCGGTGGCGTAATACATGTTGCGCCAGCCGCGGCCGCCGCCTCCGAACCCGCGGCCCCGGCCGTAACCGAAGCCGCGGCCCGGCCCGGGCTGCGCATATCCCGGCGCCCCGAACCCGGCGCAATAGCCGGCCGCGCGTCCAGTCATGGATCCCATTCCCATCGGTCCTGTTCGATCTCCTCCTGGCATGGTCATGCCTCCTTTCCTTTTGTCTACTCTCTTGTCATGAAAGCCCCGCACCTCGGGCATTTGTGCTCGCTGCAGGGGATCCCGCGCTGGTGCGGCAGCGTCGCGCCGCACTGCGGGCAGACGCAATCACCTTCCGGACCGGCGGCGAAGGGGCCGCCCATGCGGCCCGCGCCGCCACCGCGGCCCGCACCGCCACCGCGGCCCGCACCGCCACCGCGGCCAGCGCCGCCGCCACGGCCAGCGCCGCCCCCACGGCCCGCACCGCCCCCACGGCCCGCACCGCCCCCACGGCCCGCACCGCCGCCGCCTCCTGCTCCTCCTGGTTCCATCATTGTGTTTACCTCCTGACACTCGTTGTGCATTCCCCTGCGGCGCCAGCCTTCCCTCCGCCCGCGGCAACCGGGCATGGCAAAGGTATCGTGCCCCAGGGTGTTTCCCATCCAGGCCGCGACGACCTGGTCCAGGTCCCCCGCCACGAAGGGAATAACCTCGATGCCGTAACCGGCTACGATGGCCTGCAGGGTCCGGGTGATGGCGCCGCATACCAGGGTGCCTATTCCCAGCTCCACCAGCCGCAGCGCCTTGTGTGCCGGAAAATCCTCCGGCAGGGTCGCGCGCGTTTCGCGCAATATCCGTCCCGCCCCGACATCCCCGACATCCCCGACATCGATGATGTGAAGCTGGCGGGCGGTGTCGAAAACCGGCGCGATCCGGTTGTCCCAGGCCGAGAAGGCTGTTTTCATCGTCGTACCCCGTCCTTTGTGCCACCCTCTATAGAGCAAATGGCGGGCCAGAGGCGACGCCGCCGATCCGGTCGGGGCAAGATGTGGATATGGAATCAGATAGGGCTTGCAGGCGGGGGAGGGGGATCCCGGTAGGGTAGCACGGAGGCTACTTTACCGGGGTCCAATCGCTGCAAAAATGCAACTCTCGAGGTCTACTCAGCCCTGCACTCGAAGCTGGACGCGTCGTCGAGGTCGCCCGAGCCTTTATACGCCGCCGTCTGCGGGTAGGGGCAGAGGGGGCGCGAGCGCGGCTTCTGACCCGGGCCGGTGCTTGCCCGGATGCCTTCGGGTGCCTCGCCCGTTTCCACCCAGCGGTCGATCACCGAGAGCATGTCGGTGACGGCGGGGGCGTCGCCGCCGCCGCAGTGGCCGGCACCGGGGATCATGAAGAGGCGGACCGATCCGGCCGCCTCTTCAGGGTCCATCTTCTCCGTCATCGATTTGTAGAAGTCGATGGTGTTCCCCGCCGGGATCAGGCCGTCCGCCCAGCCGTGCGAGAGGAGGAGCTTCCCCCCCCGCTCGAAGAACCGCCGGAGTCCGTCGGCCGGGACGTCCAGGATGTCGCTCCCGGCCCGGAACGATTCGGCCAGGTCCCGGTCGTAGTCGAAGGAGCGGAAGTCCCACTTCGGATCCTTGAACACAATGTCGCGGAAGTAGGAGGTGGCCACCGGGAACGGTTCTTTGCCGCTGACCAGTGCCATCAGCTGCTGCTCGCTCCCCGGGGGGAAGCCGGCGAAGACCAGCTCCCCTGTGCGCGGGTTTTTCACCCCGGCGTAGATGTCACGGAGCGCCTCGACCTGCGGCGCGGTCAGGCAGTCGGCCTTGCCGCCGTCGCGGCACTGGAGCCGGGCGGGATCGAAGCCGCATCCCTCGGGGTCGGCCGCGATCCCGTCCCTGAGCCCGTCCTCGGGGTCGCATTGATTCAGAAAGGCCTGGTTGACCGCCATCAGTTTGGGCGCCGGGAGGGCGCGTGGTTCCTCGCTCATCGTGGCGTAGCCGGTCCAGAGCGTGCTCAGCATCAGGCCCACCATGGGGTTGGCCGGCGCCATCGCGGAGATGCCGTCGTAATCCTCGGGGTATCGGTACCCCTCCATGAGCCCCTGCCGGCCCCCCGTGGAGCAGCTGACCCAGAGCGACCTCTGCTCCTTGCGCCCGTAATAGGCGGCGATGAGGATCTTCGCCTTCACCGTCATTTCGTGCACCGCCCGGTAGCCGAAATCGATCAGCTTCTCCGGGTGGCCGACGGCGAAACGGGCGTCCATGCCGCTGCCGACATGGCCGGTGTCCGTCGCCACGGTGGCGTAGCCTTCCGCCAGGGGTTCGGCCAGCGCGGAATAGCTGATGCTGCCGGCCCACACCCCGTTGCCGATCCCGACCAGCTTGCCGTTCCACTTCTCGGCCGGCATCCAGATCTCGATCCTGATGTCGGAATCGGTCGTGGGCGTGAGCGTGGCGGTCACCCGGCAGAAGGCGGGTGCGGCTTTGAACGCGGCCGTACCTCCCGGCCCCCCCGCGAGCATCCCCCCGCCCCCGGGCGGGGTGAAGGCGCCCGCCGCGACCAGGGAGGCCGAGGTGATTTTCCCGTCCGGCAGCGAAAGCGAGGCGAGACTCTCGCAGGACGCAGCCCGGGTCGGCGCAGCCAGGAGGAGTGCGCCTGCGGCCGCCGCGCAGAATATTTTTGCCACATAGCTCAACATGGTTTTCTCCTTGAATAGCGGTTGAAAATCCGGGCTAGCGCAGCTCGAGGACCACGACCGATTTCGCCGGCAGGCGCAGGTCGAGCCGGCCCCCTTCCAGCTTCGCCCCCGTAAAGGGGACGGGGTGGAGCGTTTCCGGGTTTTCGAAAGTGTTGTGCGCATCCATGGCCTCCGCCGTCAGGACTCTGCCCGTGACCGCCGAGACCGGCGCGCCCTCGATTTCCACCGAGACTCCGCTGGCGGCGTGAGGATCGAGGTTCACCAGGCCGATCACGAGCGATCCGTCCTTCGCCCGCGCGGCCGAGGCGGTGACCCGGGGAACGGACCAGCGGTCGTGGCTGTAGGTGCCCGTCTCTACCTCGGCCGGGAGGGAGACGGCGTCCTGGAACGGACGGTACATGTGGAAGGCGTGATAGGTCGGGGTCCGGACCATCGCGGGTCCGTCGGTGAGGATCATCGCCTGCAGCACGTTGACGGTCTGGGCGATGGCCGTCATCCGGACCCGGTCGGCGTACTTGTGGAAGATGTTGAAGTTCGCCGCGGCCACGAGGGCGTCCCGCAGGGTGTTCTGCTGGACGAGAAACCCGGGGTTGGAGCCCGGCTGGGGCCGGTACCAGGTCCCCCACTCGTCGACATACAGCCCGGTCTTCACGCGCGGCCGGCCGCCGGAGCGCGCTTTTTCGAGCTCCGACAGGAGCGCGTCCTGCCGGGCGATGAAGCCGTCGATCCGGAGGGTGTTGGCAAGGGTCCGGATCCATCCCTCCTCGTCGAAGCCGGTGGCCGTGTCCTTGTCCTCCCAGCGTGGTCCCAGGATGGTGTAGTAATGGAGCGAGATCGCGTCCATCCGGCCCCGCACGTTCTTCATCAGGGTTTCGGTGAAGACCGTCTCGCCGTCGTGGTCGCCCGACGCCAGAAGCTCCGGCATCGCCCCGGGGCGCGTCTTCATGAAGGTGGCGTACTGGTTGTAGAGGTCGGCGTAGTACTCGGGGCGCATGTTCCCGCCGCAGCCCCAGGTCTCGTTCCCCAGGGCGTAGATGGAAACCTTCCAGGGCCGTTCCCGGCCGTTGGCCTTCCGTTCCCGCACCAGGGTCGTGTCCTGGTCCCCCGTCATGTACTCCAGCCACTCGGCCGCTTCCCGGGGGGTGCCGGTCCCGACGTTGGCGTTCACGTAGGCGTCGGCGCCGATCAGCTCGACGAAATCGAAAAACTCGTGGGTGCCGAAGGCGTTGTCCTCGGGGACCCCGCCCCAGTTGGTGTTGATGCGGACCGCGCGCCGCTCCCGCGGGCCGATCCCGTCGCGCCAGTGGTATTCGTCGGCGAAGCAGCCGCCGGGCCAGCGCACCATCGGGACCCGAAGCTCCCGGAGGGCGGCGATGACGTCGTCGCGCAACCCCCGGGTGTTCGGGATCGGGGAGTCCTCGCCGACAAAGACGCCGCCGTAGATGCCGCTTCCCAGGTGCTCCGAGAACTGGGCGTAGACATTCTTGTCGATGACGGGGCCCGGATGGTCGGCCCGCACGACGACGGTGGTGTCGGCCGCCGCCACGGCGGAGGCGGGCAGGGCGGCCGTCAGCAAAAGCGTCAGCGCTCTGATGAAAGGTCTCATGGATGTACCTCCGGTCGGTTGTGTCTTTCTAACGGATGAAGTTGCCCGTGCGCAGGTCGGCGAATGCCTGCTCGAGCTCCTGTTTCGTGTTCATCACGATCGGGCCGCCCCAGGCGACCGGCTCCCGCAGGCGCGGCCCCTCCAGGAACATGAAGCGGAGCGGCCGCTCCGCGGCCGAGACCACGATCGTGTCCCCTTCCCCGAAGAGGAGGGCCGATTTTTCGGCGTAGCGCGTTCCCGCCACGAGAGCGTCCCCCTCGAGCAGGAACAGGAAGCTGTTTTGCTCCGGACTGGTCGGGAGGGCCAGGGTCTTCCCCTCCTTCAGCTGAAACTCCATCACCGTCGCCTGGAGGTGGTGGGGAGTGCGGCCCGCCGCCCCTTCCCACTCGCCGGAGATGACGCGCAGGCGGTAGTCCTCCCGGGCGATCTCGAGGGTGTCCTCCCGGCGGATATCGAAGTATTTCGGCTCCGTCATCTTCTCCCGCGCGGGGAGGTTGAGCCAGAGCTGCAGCCCCAGCATGCGGCCCGAGGGTTGCGGCATCTCCTCGTGCAGGATGCCCGAGCCCGCCGTCATCCACTGTGTCCCCCCGTCGGTGATCACCCCGCCGTTACCCAGGCTGTCCTTGTGGACGATCTCCCCCCGGACCAGGTAGGTGACGGTTTCGATCCCCCGGTGCGGGTGCATCGGGAACCCCCGGACGTAGTCATCCGGGTTCGTGCTGTCGAAGGAATCGAGCATCAGAAAGGGGTCGAAATCCTCCACGGTGTCCCGCCCCAGCACGCGCACCAGGCGCACCCCCGCCCCGTCCACCGTCCGCTCGCCCCGGGCGACGCGCACCACTTTCTTTTCGGCCATGGCCTTCCTCCTTCCGGCGTGGGAAATGTCCTGTCGATCGTTGCCCTCCATAGTACAATGCGGGTCATGAAAAGACCAAAATCCTTATCGCTGCTGGCGCCGGTGCTCGGCGTGGCCCTGTTTTCGTCCCTTCCGGCTGCGGCGGCGGAGAAGGACAACATCGCCCTGCGCCGCGCCGCCTGGCATTCGAGCGCCGCCAACGTCGACAACACCGCGCAGCTGGTCGCCGACGGCGTCCTCGGAACCCTCTCGGACGAGGTCATCGACACGGGCGGCACCTCCGCTTCCAACCCCACCTACGGGCAGATGGTCCCGGGACGGGTCGAGAGCGAGTGGATCAGCGCCGGCGGGGGGGAGGAGTGGGTCCATCTCGATCTCGGGGCCGGCGCCCGGATCGGGAAGGTCACGGTGTACTGGGGTTCGAGCTACGCGGTCGAATACGACCTCCAGGTGTCGCAGGACGCCCGCGCCTGGCAAACGGTTGCGGGCGCCCGGGGCCGGGCCGGCGGCGCGGTGGCGACGGAGATCGATGCGCGTGCCCGCTACCTGCGCGTCCTCTGCCGGACCTCCTCGGGCGGCGACTACCGGATCCGCGAGATCGAGGTCGGGGGGGAAAGCGGCCCGCCTTACCGCCTCCCGCCGCAGCCCGCCCCGGAGGAGGACGGGACGCAGCGGCTGACGGGCGGCAACTGGAGGATCGAGCGCGCATCGCTGGTGAAAGCCGACGGCGCGACCCTCAGCGCGGCAGGGTACGACGATTCCGGCTGGCTCCCGGCCACGGTGCCCGGCACCGCCTTCGTCTCCTGGCTCCGTGCCGGCGCGGTCCCCGACCCCTATTACGACGACTGGCAGTTCCAGGCCTCCGACATCTTCTTCACCGCCGATTTCTGGTACCGAAACTCGTTCGAGATCCCGGAGGCGCAACGGGGGCGGCGGGTCTATCTCGACTTCGACGCGATCAACTGGAAGGCCGACGTCTGGCTCAACGGCCGCCGGCTCGAGAACGACCTCGCGGGGTACGCTCACTCGATCGAGGGCGCCTTCATCCGCGCCCGGTTCGACGTCACGGCGCTGGCGCGCTTCGGCGGGCCGAAC contains the following coding sequences:
- a CDS encoding tannase/feruloyl esterase family alpha/beta hydrolase: MLSYVAKIFCAAAAGALLLAAPTRAASCESLASLSLPDGKITSASLVAAGAFTPPGGGGMLAGGPGGTAAFKAAPAFCRVTATLTPTTDSDIRIEIWMPAEKWNGKLVGIGNGVWAGSISYSALAEPLAEGYATVATDTGHVGSGMDARFAVGHPEKLIDFGYRAVHEMTVKAKILIAAYYGRKEQRSLWVSCSTGGRQGLMEGYRYPEDYDGISAMAPANPMVGLMLSTLWTGYATMSEEPRALPAPKLMAVNQAFLNQCDPEDGLRDGIAADPEGCGFDPARLQCRDGGKADCLTAPQVEALRDIYAGVKNPRTGELVFAGFPPGSEQQLMALVSGKEPFPVATSYFRDIVFKDPKWDFRSFDYDRDLAESFRAGSDILDVPADGLRRFFERGGKLLLSHGWADGLIPAGNTIDFYKSMTEKMDPEEAAGSVRLFMIPGAGHCGGGDAPAVTDMLSVIDRWVETGEAPEGIRASTGPGQKPRSRPLCPYPQTAAYKGSGDLDDASSFECRAE
- a CDS encoding alpha-N-arabinofuranosidase; translation: MRPFIRALTLLLTAALPASAVAAADTTVVVRADHPGPVIDKNVYAQFSEHLGSGIYGGVFVGEDSPIPNTRGLRDDVIAALRELRVPMVRWPGGCFADEYHWRDGIGPRERRAVRINTNWGGVPEDNAFGTHEFFDFVELIGADAYVNANVGTGTPREAAEWLEYMTGDQDTTLVRERKANGRERPWKVSIYALGNETWGCGGNMRPEYYADLYNQYATFMKTRPGAMPELLASGDHDGETVFTETLMKNVRGRMDAISLHYYTILGPRWEDKDTATGFDEEGWIRTLANTLRIDGFIARQDALLSELEKARSGGRPRVKTGLYVDEWGTWYRPQPGSNPGFLVQQNTLRDALVAAANFNIFHKYADRVRMTAIAQTVNVLQAMILTDGPAMVRTPTYHAFHMYRPFQDAVSLPAEVETGTYSHDRWSVPRVTASAARAKDGSLVIGLVNLDPHAASGVSVEIEGAPVSAVTGRVLTAEAMDAHNTFENPETLHPVPFTGAKLEGGRLDLRLPAKSVVVLELR
- a CDS encoding DUF5320 domain-containing protein → MPGGDRTGPMGMGSMTGRAAGYCAGFGAPGYAQPGPGRGFGYGRGRGFGGGGRGWRNMYYATGRPGWSRFGRGAVPYGYPPYRTPDPGTETEALRNQAEMLKTELDAIEKRLSEIEAAAETARD
- a CDS encoding TonB-dependent receptor, translating into MPMLRSLRRPLTLLLLLAPLFWASPSGAQTKQLRAWLDDLAFLASEALGPEERRAGTEAIVSAVRRWIDLYPGGGVAAPEVPARPWNDEVTRSVITRLGETVQKLLERSPGRPFELGTLEISVTAETSPLSPVVSTLDHEEIRRLYAVDLAEAVPHLPGIGVDHNSSSGRAGLMIRGFDTRQVGLYLDGIPLYVPYDGFVDVSRFLSSDLAAIEVAKGYSSPLLGPNGLGGSVNLVTRRPEKELDVDAALGTGSGDRLESWLHLGTAWRRFFLQGGVDRVQTDSFPLSGGYEPTPMQPDHERINSDRADTRFNGRLGWTPRDGDQYVLSYVRQESDYGVPPYSGTDTRNNKPKFWRWPDWKREMAYFTSRTTLGNTGDLKLRVFYDRYRNAMTGFTDATYSGLSSVAPLDDHSLGTSAEFSTRRFSRNALGISFFLKDDIHEESSISYSGESPLGQPWRRQHDRMMSIGVQDVVTLSSRLKGTVGFSADYLDAVDAEDLLTTVTGSGSERATVYTIAPFDCPGSDCLARTWGLNPLASLSYAVSESGSLFFSFARKSHFPTLKDRYSYRYGRAIPNPSLQPEHARNWNLGYAHALGRGTMLQADLFRSDVGDAIQNALVPEEFEGQCPSLAGGMCQQAVNVGTETHQGVEFTLRSAPVPRLAINANYSYLNWTLSGPSNMLGVHPVRAPRHKVVGTADYGLARDIHLMAAARYESGTVTTNDSGAIVPASRFATVDVGVIVPLGRGARLTGGVKNLLDRNYHYQEGFPEPGRNWHLSLRWLH